From a region of the Sorex araneus isolate mSorAra2 chromosome 10, mSorAra2.pri, whole genome shotgun sequence genome:
- the LOC129399152 gene encoding C-type lectin domain family 2 member E-like has product MIFYFKGAHNQEKYRTTRPSETLHRHAFCLVTILVMVISMVMLSVMLTVIKERAVSEEIAVSEVHVQPACPPPWIVFGNKCFYFSEDTGNWTFSQNFCDSLDAHLVQIDTSEELTFLKRYKGPYDHWIGLSRESPSHSWKWTNYTGGKMEFQVRGTGECAYLNDEGVSSARISSGKKWICSKPNVCTYQIT; this is encoded by the exons atgatattttactttaaaggTGCACATAACCAAGAAAAGTATAGAACAACTCGACCTTCTGAAACACTTCACAGACATGCTTTCTGTCTTGTCACCATTTTGGTCATGGTTATATCTATGGTTATGCTTTCTGTTATGTTGACAG TaataaaggaaagagcagtcTCAGAGGAAATAGCAGTCTCAGAAGTGCATGTGCAACCCGCCTGCCCACCACCGTGGATTGTATTTGGAAACAAgtgcttttatttctctgaagacaCGGGGAACTGGACATTCAGCCAGAATTTCTGTGACTCACTAGATGCTCATCTCGTTCAGATTGACACCTCAGAGGAACTG ACATTTCTAAAAAGGTACAAAGGCCCCTACGACCATTGGATAGGCCTTAGCAGAGAATCGCCAAGTCACTCTTGGAAATGGACAAATTATACTGGAGGCAAAATGGA atTTCAGGTCAGAGGAACTGGGGAATGTGCCTACTTGAACGATGAAGGCGTGAGCAGTGCCAGAATTTCTTCAGGCAAAAAATGGATTTGTAGCAAACCCAATGTCTGCACTTATCAAATTACTTGA